The following proteins are encoded in a genomic region of Xenopus laevis strain J_2021 chromosome 3L, Xenopus_laevis_v10.1, whole genome shotgun sequence:
- the LOC108710362 gene encoding adhesion G protein-coupled receptor E1, translating to MCSCNAGYRDISKKGATQLQCIALCEIYLQKQSETLSFCDQKNSSCIHQRSTYHLLEASCQSNKTKLDIKNITNSASGILSDPSWSNLSSSEVSTVVNGFLETVELSVLKSFSKNPSNQNFSTPEIGVATKVAKENCSFITLNVGLNSMNVSCDLLPKPEDGAIFISYKSLDSRLSGGFLKSLGAAEENTAVVNSQVVTGSITSQTTENLNSPVTFTLYNLQALDSSQVSLCVFWDPKLSGWSQRGCNITFSNVSTTVCSCDHLSTFAVIMAPCDIKEDHGLLYISHIGLSLSLLCLFLSLLTFILCHSLRSPHTSMLIALCGCLFLGQLIILFGLHQTRFIILCSIIAGCLHYILLCAFCWMTLESVLLFLTVRNLNAMNYLTSRRSHFPTACFIGFGVPAVIVTISAAVSYEGYGTRKRCWLNLNLIWSFLGPVCVFITTNTVLLISTVWLLRVKLASLNANISTLKNTRLLTFKALAQLFILGSTWVLGFFQCGTGAIVASYLFTICNSLQGAFIFLVHCLLNRQVRAEYRKVFLRLHIKKPESEAVSGSTVPMTLISPEVSKTELSL from the exons CATTATGTGAGATATATTTGCAAAAGCAAAGTGAAACATTGAGTTTTTGTGATCAAAAG AATTCCAGTTGTATTCATCAGAGGTCCACTTACCACCTTCTGGAAGCTTCTTGCCAGAGTAACAAGACCAAATTAGACATCAAG AACATTACAAATTCTGCCTCTGGGATTCTCAGTGACCCTTCTTGGTCTAATCTCAGCTCTTCGGAAGTCAGTACTGtggttaatgggtttctagaGACTGTGGAATTATCAGTAttgaaatcattttctaaaaatcCCAGCAATCAGAATTTTAGCACCCCTGAGATAG GTGTTGCTACCAAGGTGGCCAAAGAAAACTGTTCTTTCATAACCTTAAATGTGGGACTCAACAGCATGAATGTGTCATGTGACCTCCTTCCTAAACCTGAAG aTGGAGCCATTTTCATTTCATACAAAAGTCTTGACTCCAGATTAAGTGGGGGTTTTCTCAAGTCATTGGGGGCAGCTGAAGAAAACACCGCAGTGGTCAATTCACAGGTGGTAACTGGAAGCATCACAAGCCAAACAACAGAAAACCTTAACTCCCCAGTGACCTTTACTCTGTATAATCTGCAG GCCCTCGACTCCTCCCAGGTATCCTTGTGTGTATTCTGGGACCCCAAGCTGAGTGGATGGTCACAGAGAGGCTGTAACATCACATTTTCCAATGTCTCCACCACTGTCTGCTCCTGTGATCATCTCTCCACCTTTGCTGTCATCATGGCTCCCTGTGATATAAAG GAAGATCATGGCCTTCTCTACATCTCCCACATTGGTCTCAGTTTGTCTCTTCTCTGCCTCTTTCTGTCTCTTCTCACATTCATTCTGTGCCATTCTCTGAGGAGCCCTCACACCTCTATGTTAATAGCACTATGTGGATGCCTCTTTTTGGGACAATTAATCATCCTGTTTGGCCTACATCAAACCCGGTTTATA ATACTCTGCTCTATCATTGCTGGTTGTCTCCACTACATTCTCCTCTGTGCTTTCTGCTGGATGACTCTGGAGAGTGTTCTCCTCTTCCTCACTGTGAGAAACCTGAATGCAATGAACTACTTGACATCAAGACGCTCTCACTTCCCAACTGCCTGTTTCATTGGGTTTGGGGTTCCTGCAGTTATAGTCACCATCTCAGCAGCTGTTAGTTATGAAGGATACGGCACAAGGAAACG TTGTTGGCTCAATCTAAATCTCATTTGGAGTTTCCTTGGTCCAGTTTGTGTCTTCATCACT ACAAATACCGTACTCCTGATTTCAACAGTCTGGCTTCTCCGAGTGAAGCTAGCATCACTGAATGCAAATATCTCAACTCTGAAGAACACCAG GTTATTGACCTTCAAAGCCCTGGCTCAGCTGTTCATACTTGGATCTACTTGGGTCCTTGGCTTCTTCCAGTGTGGAACTGGAGCCATTGTGGCATCGTATCTGTTCACCATCTGCAACAGCCTTCAGGGCGCATTCATCTTCCTTGTGCACTGCCTGCTCAATCGCCAG GTAAGGGCGGAATATCGCAAAGTTTTCCTTCGACTGCATATTAAGAAGCCAGAGTCAGAGGCTGTATCAGGAAGCACTGTCCCTATGACTTTAATATCG CCAGAAGTGAGTAAGACTGAATTGAGTCTTTGA